One Mesorhizobium sp. J428 DNA segment encodes these proteins:
- a CDS encoding helicase HerA-like C-terminal domain-containing protein, whose translation MWEKQDQKIFLGASRTPANEYQKAEDLLLKYGNRHGIVTGATGTGKTVTLQILAEGFSNAGVPVFAADIKGDLSGVAAMGEAKDFLVKRAADVKLDPYDFQEFPVIFWDLFGEQGHPIRATVSEMGPLLLSRLMNLTDAQEGVVNIAFKLADEEGMLLLDLKDLQAMLANMAERAAEIGARYGNVTRQSVGAIQRNLLVLEQQGAANFFGEPALKIADLMRKTPDGRGAINVLAADKLMNNPRLYATFLLWLMSELFEELPEVGDPDKPKLVFFFDEAHLLFNDAPKALVERVEQVVRLIRSKGVGVYFVTQNPLDVPETVLAQLGNRIQHALRAYTPREQKAVKTAADTFRPNPDFDCAQAITQLGTGEALVSTLEEKGIPSMVQRTLIRPPASRLGPISPEERKKVMTDSPVAGQYDETIDRESAFEILQKRASQAQDAEAKAREQEELAEPQGRSRWTLPDFGGGDGGGYSQPRGRTSSAPRPRTSNRQSVTEAAIKSVVRSVGSSVGRAIVRGVLGSLKKGF comes from the coding sequence ATGTGGGAGAAGCAGGATCAGAAGATCTTCCTTGGAGCGAGCCGCACACCTGCCAACGAGTATCAGAAGGCGGAAGACCTGCTGCTGAAATACGGCAACCGGCACGGCATCGTCACCGGCGCGACCGGCACCGGCAAGACGGTGACGCTGCAGATCCTGGCCGAAGGATTTTCCAATGCGGGCGTGCCGGTGTTCGCGGCCGACATCAAGGGCGACCTCTCCGGCGTCGCGGCGATGGGCGAGGCGAAGGACTTCCTCGTCAAGCGCGCCGCCGACGTGAAGCTCGACCCGTATGATTTCCAGGAGTTCCCGGTGATCTTCTGGGACCTGTTCGGCGAGCAGGGCCACCCGATCCGCGCGACCGTGTCCGAGATGGGGCCGCTGCTTCTGTCGCGGCTGATGAACCTGACCGATGCGCAGGAAGGCGTTGTCAACATCGCCTTCAAGCTTGCCGACGAGGAAGGCATGCTTTTGCTCGACCTCAAGGACCTGCAGGCAATGCTGGCCAACATGGCGGAGCGGGCTGCCGAGATCGGCGCGCGCTACGGCAACGTCACCCGGCAGTCGGTCGGCGCCATCCAGCGCAATCTTCTCGTGCTCGAACAGCAGGGCGCGGCGAACTTCTTCGGCGAGCCGGCGCTGAAAATCGCCGACCTGATGCGCAAGACGCCGGACGGGCGCGGCGCGATCAACGTGCTGGCCGCCGACAAGCTGATGAACAATCCGCGCCTCTACGCGACCTTCCTGCTATGGCTGATGTCGGAGCTGTTCGAGGAACTGCCCGAGGTGGGCGACCCGGACAAGCCGAAGCTCGTCTTCTTCTTTGACGAGGCGCATCTTTTGTTCAACGACGCGCCCAAGGCGCTGGTCGAGCGCGTCGAGCAGGTGGTGCGCCTGATCCGCTCGAAAGGCGTCGGCGTCTATTTCGTGACGCAGAACCCGCTCGACGTGCCGGAGACTGTGCTGGCGCAGCTCGGCAATCGCATCCAGCACGCTCTCCGCGCTTATACGCCGCGCGAGCAGAAGGCGGTGAAGACGGCCGCCGACACGTTCCGGCCGAACCCTGACTTCGACTGCGCCCAGGCGATCACCCAACTCGGCACCGGCGAGGCGCTGGTCTCGACGCTGGAGGAGAAGGGCATTCCGTCCATGGTGCAGCGGACGCTGATCCGCCCGCCCGCCTCGCGTCTCGGCCCGATCTCGCCCGAGGAGCGCAAGAAGGTGATGACCGACAGCCCGGTCGCCGGACAGTACGACGAGACGATCGACCGCGAATCCGCCTTCGAGATCCTGCAGAAGCGCGCAAGCCAAGCGCAGGACGCCGAGGCGAAGGCGCGCGAGCAGGAGGAACTGGCCGAGCCGCAGGGAAGGTCGCGCTGGACGCTGCCGGATTTCGGCGGCGGCGACGGAGGCGGCTACTCCCAGCCGCGCGGCCGCACCTCCTCCGCACCGCGCCCGCGCACGTCGAACCGCCAGTCGGTGACGGAAGCCGCGATCAAATCGGTCGTCCGCTCGGTAGGGTCGTCGGTCGGGCGGGCGATCGTGCGTGGGGTGCTGGGGAGTTTGAAGAAGGGGTTCTAG